The window AGCTGTATTGCGCGGGCGATGCCGACACGCCGTTCTCGGTGCAGAGTATTTCCAAGGTGTTCAGCCTGGTGCAGGCCATCGATCACTCCGGCGAAGCGATCTGGGAACGCCTCGGTCACGAACCCTCCGGTCAACCGTTCAACTCGCTGGTGCAGCTGGAATTCGAGCGCGGCCGCCCGCGCAATCCGTTCATCAACGCCGGTGCCCTGGTGATCTGCGACATCAACCAGTCACGCTTCGCCGCACCGGCGTTGTCGATGCGCGACTTTGTCCGTCGGCTGTCCGGCAACCCGCAGGTCATGGTGGACGGCAAGGTCGCCGAATCCGAATACCAGCACCGCGCGCGCAACGCGGCCATGGCGTACCTGATGCAATCCTTCGGCAACTTTCACAACGACGTCGAGGCCGTGCTGCGCAGCTACTTCAGCCATTGCGCGGTGCGCATGAACTGCGTGGACCTGGCCCGGGCGTTCTGCTTCCTGGCCAACGACGGGTTCTGCAAACACAGCGGCGAACAGATCCTCACCGCGCGCCAGACCCAGCAGGTCAACTCAATCATGGCCACCAGCGGGCTGTACGACGAAGCCGGCAACTTTGCTTATCGCGTCGGCTTGCCGGGCAAGAGCGGCGTCGGCGGCGGGATTGTCGCGGTGGTGCCGGGGCAGTTCACGGTGTGCGTCTGGTCACCGGAATTGAACGCCGCTGGCAACTCGCTGGCCGGCATGGCGGCACTGGAGTTGTTGAGCCAGCGGATTGGCTGGTCGGTGTTCTAAGGCATAGGGGCTGGCGCGGTTAATGACGTTCCGTGGATTTTCCTATACATTTTCCAGCCGCCCCCTGCATGGTGAAACCGCTTCATGTCTCTTGCGCTCGAACGTCTAGTCGCTGGCACGCCGATCCCTTTTGCCGGTAATCGTGTCACTGTCGTCAGCCCCGAACTGGCCGAGCGCTTTCAGCCCGGGGACCACCTGCTGGTGGAGCAGGTCAGCGGCGAGTTGTTGCTGATTCCGGTGGCTGACCAGCAAGCGGCGGCCGTCGCCATCGAGCGCGCCGAAGCAGCATTCACCGCACTGTCCAGCGTCTCGGATCAGGCGATCAGCGCGTTCTTCGATCTCTTCGCTCAGCGCTTGGAAAACCCGGATTGCTGGGCCTTGATCGAGGCCGCCAACCTGGCTGACATCGAACGCGCCAAGGCCCGCGGACGTTCCACCACGCGCTTGCTGGCCGACGAACGCATGCGCCGTGACATGATCGCCGGCCTGCGGGCCTGGCGCGATGCGTCGGCGACTCGCGGCAAGGTCATCAGTTGCGTCGAGCACGACGGCTGGAAGGTCGAGCAAGTGGTGTCGCCGCTGGGCATCGTCGCGTTTGTGTTCGAAGGCCGACCGAATGTGTTCGCCGACGCCGCTGGTGTGTTGCGCACCGGCAACACCGCCGTGCTGCGTATTGGCAGCGATGCGCTGGGCACCGCTCAGGCCATCGTCACTCACGCACTGAACCCGGCCCTCAGCGACGCCGGTTTGCCGACCGGCGCGGTGTCCTTGGTGGAAAGCGTCAATCACGCCGCCGGTTGGGCGATGTTTGCCGACCGCCGTTTATCGCTGGCCGTGGCCCGGGGTTCGGGCCGTGCGGTCAGCCAACTGGGCAGCATCGCCCAGCAGGCCGGCACCGCGGTCAGCCTGCACGGCACCGGTGGCGCCTGGCTGATTGCTGATAAAGACGCTGACGCCCAGCGCTTCGCCGCCGTGGTGCGCAATTCTCTGGACCGCAAGGTCTGCAACACCCTGAACGT is drawn from Pseudomonas sp. 31-12 and contains these coding sequences:
- a CDS encoding aldehyde dehydrogenase family protein is translated as MSLALERLVAGTPIPFAGNRVTVVSPELAERFQPGDHLLVEQVSGELLLIPVADQQAAAVAIERAEAAFTALSSVSDQAISAFFDLFAQRLENPDCWALIEAANLADIERAKARGRSTTRLLADERMRRDMIAGLRAWRDASATRGKVISCVEHDGWKVEQVVSPLGIVAFVFEGRPNVFADAAGVLRTGNTAVLRIGSDALGTAQAIVTHALNPALSDAGLPTGAVSLVESVNHAAGWAMFADRRLSLAVARGSGRAVSQLGSIAQQAGTAVSLHGTGGAWLIADKDADAQRFAAVVRNSLDRKVCNTLNVCLIQRDRAAELVPLFLDALQQAGTARGQGCKLHIVEGSESWLPTEWQTGSVEVYRAEGYQTEALTEPLPEDQLGREWEWEETPEVSLKIVDDLDSAIALFNRYSPQFTVSLISEEGAAHERFYNAVNAPFVGNGITRWVDGQYALNKPELGLSNWESGRLFARSAILSGDGVFTIRSRMTQTDLSVKR
- the glsB gene encoding glutaminase B — translated: MQALLNEILDAVRPLIGQGKVADYIPALGTVPANQLGIAVYGNDGELYCAGDADTPFSVQSISKVFSLVQAIDHSGEAIWERLGHEPSGQPFNSLVQLEFERGRPRNPFINAGALVICDINQSRFAAPALSMRDFVRRLSGNPQVMVDGKVAESEYQHRARNAAMAYLMQSFGNFHNDVEAVLRSYFSHCAVRMNCVDLARAFCFLANDGFCKHSGEQILTARQTQQVNSIMATSGLYDEAGNFAYRVGLPGKSGVGGGIVAVVPGQFTVCVWSPELNAAGNSLAGMAALELLSQRIGWSVF